In a genomic window of Streptomyces sp. SJL17-4:
- a CDS encoding NPCBM/NEW2 domain-containing protein translates to MQSSSRMKVALAGAVLGLLAAFAGPGTTASATPTDSTDQAGATAQEPATTVGDLTGFAADGSVYRLTAGQAQARVSFVTADTFRIELAPDGTFTDPTGSDITLPQGPPPATRWRDLGDRYELSSAKVTLRAYKSPLRFAALRADGTPLWSESRGLSWTADRTTQTLARGAAEQFYGAGMQNGRGNTSHRDKTVEVGVDYNWNDGGHPNSVPFYLSSAGYGVYRNTYAPNTYAFTEPVTTSAEERRFDAYYFAGTGSDAAKDVIGQYTRLTGKPFLPPVYGLEIGDADCYLHNANRGERRTLDALKVADGYVENDMPNGWMLVNDGYGCGYENLAEASAGLGERGMKLGLWTEDGIDKLEEQVKAGQRVAKLDVAWVGEGYKFALDGCKDAHAGIEAHSDARGFTWAPESWSGAQRCGVQWSGDQSGTWEYIRWQIPTYAGASMSGLAYTTGDVDGIFGGSAKTYTRDLQWKTFLPVTMTMDGWAANDKQPFRYGEPYTSINRASLKLHEALLPYIYSHAHRATKTGVGLARPLALEYPDDPKASTDAAKYEFLSGEDFLVAPVYQDAVERDGIYLPKGTWIDYWTGRTFEGPVTVDDYSAPLDTLPLFVRAGATVPMWPGDIRSYTDRAPGDPIAWDIYPKGSSSFELYEDDGVTREHRTGRYATQRAEVRAPDGGPGDVTVRIGASKGTYTGKPAARPYAFTVHTGDAPGQVKLDGRNLPALSSRAAFDAASQGWWYDRDKLGGVVRVKTAALSTARDVELRLSDTSAVGGAVPGASATLAAASGQELGAGAPGTVAVDVTAGTRDATDVRVSLDAPAGWQVTPAAPLDRVPAGTTRRVEVTVTPAPDAKPGEATLTATARHRAAGTDRTATQRFAVGVMPPPPTGDAWASDLVWLRSTNGWGPPERDRSNGESGAADGRTLTLAGTTYEKGIGAHADSDIEVYLGGRCTTFTADVGIDDEINGYGDVAFSVEADGKVLWTSPRLTGASATLPVNVDVTGARHVRLRITDTNGSKSGDHGDWAAARFDCA, encoded by the coding sequence ATGCAATCATCATCACGCATGAAAGTTGCACTCGCCGGAGCCGTCCTCGGGCTCCTCGCGGCCTTCGCGGGACCCGGCACCACCGCGTCGGCCACCCCCACCGACAGCACCGACCAGGCCGGCGCCACGGCACAGGAGCCCGCCACCACGGTCGGCGACCTCACCGGGTTCGCCGCCGACGGGTCCGTCTACCGGCTGACCGCCGGTCAGGCCCAGGCCCGGGTCAGCTTCGTCACCGCCGACACCTTCCGCATCGAACTCGCCCCCGACGGCACGTTCACCGACCCCACCGGCAGCGACATCACGCTGCCCCAGGGCCCGCCCCCGGCCACCCGCTGGCGCGACCTGGGCGACCGCTACGAACTGAGCAGCGCCAAGGTGACCCTGCGCGCCTACAAGTCACCGCTCCGCTTCGCCGCCCTGCGCGCCGACGGCACCCCGCTCTGGAGCGAGTCCCGCGGCCTCAGCTGGACCGCCGACCGCACCACCCAGACCCTCGCCCGCGGCGCCGCCGAGCAGTTCTACGGCGCCGGCATGCAGAACGGCCGCGGCAACACCTCCCACCGCGACAAGACCGTCGAGGTCGGCGTCGACTACAACTGGAACGACGGCGGCCACCCCAACTCCGTTCCGTTCTACCTCTCCTCCGCCGGATACGGCGTCTACCGCAACACCTACGCGCCGAACACCTACGCCTTCACCGAGCCCGTCACCACCAGCGCCGAGGAACGGCGCTTCGACGCCTACTACTTCGCCGGCACCGGCTCCGACGCCGCCAAGGACGTCATCGGCCAGTACACCCGGCTCACCGGCAAGCCCTTCCTGCCGCCCGTGTACGGCCTGGAGATCGGCGACGCCGACTGCTACCTCCACAACGCCAACCGGGGCGAGCGCCGCACCCTCGACGCCCTGAAGGTCGCCGACGGCTACGTCGAGAACGACATGCCCAACGGCTGGATGCTCGTCAACGACGGCTACGGCTGCGGCTACGAGAACCTCGCCGAGGCCTCCGCCGGACTCGGCGAACGCGGCATGAAGCTCGGACTGTGGACCGAGGACGGCATCGACAAGCTCGAAGAGCAGGTCAAGGCCGGCCAGCGGGTCGCCAAACTCGACGTCGCCTGGGTCGGCGAGGGCTACAAGTTCGCCCTCGACGGCTGCAAGGACGCCCACGCCGGCATCGAGGCCCACAGCGACGCCCGCGGCTTCACCTGGGCCCCCGAGAGCTGGTCCGGCGCCCAGCGCTGCGGCGTCCAGTGGTCCGGCGACCAGTCCGGCACCTGGGAGTACATCCGCTGGCAGATCCCGACCTACGCGGGCGCGTCCATGTCCGGACTCGCCTACACCACCGGCGACGTCGACGGCATCTTCGGCGGCAGCGCCAAGACGTACACCCGCGACCTCCAGTGGAAGACCTTCCTGCCGGTCACCATGACCATGGACGGCTGGGCCGCCAACGACAAGCAGCCCTTCCGCTACGGAGAGCCCTACACCAGCATCAACCGCGCCTCCCTCAAGCTCCACGAGGCCCTGCTCCCGTACATCTACAGCCACGCCCACCGGGCCACGAAGACCGGCGTCGGCCTCGCCCGGCCACTCGCCCTGGAGTACCCGGACGACCCCAAGGCATCCACCGACGCCGCCAAGTACGAGTTCCTCAGCGGCGAGGACTTCCTCGTGGCGCCGGTGTACCAGGACGCCGTGGAGCGCGACGGCATCTATCTCCCGAAGGGCACCTGGATCGACTACTGGACCGGCCGCACCTTCGAGGGCCCCGTCACGGTCGACGACTACAGCGCCCCCCTCGACACCCTGCCCCTGTTCGTACGGGCCGGGGCGACCGTCCCGATGTGGCCCGGCGACATCCGCTCGTACACCGACCGCGCCCCCGGCGACCCGATCGCCTGGGACATCTACCCCAAGGGCAGCTCCTCCTTCGAGCTGTACGAGGACGACGGCGTCACCCGCGAGCACCGCACCGGCCGCTACGCCACCCAGCGCGCCGAGGTCCGCGCCCCCGACGGCGGTCCCGGCGACGTCACCGTCCGCATCGGGGCCAGCAAGGGCACGTACACCGGCAAGCCGGCCGCCCGGCCGTACGCCTTCACCGTCCACACCGGCGACGCCCCCGGCCAAGTGAAGCTCGACGGGCGCAACCTGCCCGCCCTCTCCTCCCGTGCCGCCTTCGACGCCGCCTCCCAGGGCTGGTGGTACGACCGCGACAAGCTCGGGGGAGTGGTCCGGGTCAAGACGGCCGCCCTCTCCACCGCGCGCGACGTCGAGCTGAGGCTGAGCGACACCAGCGCGGTCGGCGGCGCCGTACCGGGCGCCTCCGCGACCCTCGCCGCCGCCTCGGGGCAGGAGCTGGGGGCCGGGGCACCCGGCACCGTCGCCGTGGACGTCACCGCGGGCACCCGCGACGCCACCGACGTACGGGTCTCCCTGGACGCACCGGCCGGCTGGCAGGTCACCCCGGCCGCACCGCTCGACCGCGTCCCGGCCGGCACGACCCGCCGGGTCGAGGTCACCGTCACCCCCGCCCCGGACGCCAAGCCCGGCGAGGCCACCCTCACCGCCACCGCCCGGCACCGCGCCGCGGGCACCGACCGCACCGCCACCCAGCGGTTCGCGGTCGGCGTGATGCCCCCGCCGCCGACCGGCGACGCCTGGGCGAGCGACCTCGTCTGGCTGCGCTCCACCAACGGCTGGGGACCGCCCGAACGCGACCGCTCCAACGGCGAGTCCGGCGCCGCCGACGGCCGGACCCTCACCCTGGCCGGCACGACCTACGAGAAGGGCATCGGTGCCCACGCCGACTCCGACATCGAGGTCTACCTCGGCGGCCGCTGCACCACCTTCACCGCCGACGTCGGCATCGACGACGAGATCAACGGCTACGGTGACGTGGCCTTCTCCGTCGAGGCCGACGGCAAGGTCCTGTGGACCTCACCCCGGCTCACCGGCGCCTCCGCGACCCTGCCCGTGAACGTCGACGTGACCGGGGCGCGGCACGTCCGGCTGCGGATCACGGACACCAACGGGTCCAAGAGCGGCGACCACGGGGACTGGGCGGCGGCCCGGTTCGACTGCGCCTGA
- a CDS encoding SCO1664 family protein, whose product MSSSRPTPQDAELLAHGELTVRGQVREASNAVLYCSVAYEGREEACVYKPVAGEQPLWDFPDGTLAQREVAAYEISEATGWGLVPPTVLRDGPYGEGMVQLWIEADPEARLLALTEDDEAGEGWRAVGPAQVDEDRTALLVHADTPELRRLAVLDAVINNGDRKGGHLLPVPGGHLYGIDHGVTFHVDDKLRTLLWGWAGEELPAEAAGVLDALGRSLAPGEPLAARLADLLTDAEVTAVRARVEALRTTGRHPEPSGQWPAIPWPPV is encoded by the coding sequence ATGAGCAGCAGCCGCCCGACGCCCCAGGACGCCGAGCTGCTCGCCCACGGTGAGCTGACCGTGCGGGGCCAGGTCCGCGAGGCCTCCAACGCCGTGCTCTACTGCTCCGTCGCGTACGAGGGACGGGAAGAGGCCTGCGTCTACAAGCCGGTCGCGGGGGAGCAGCCGCTGTGGGACTTCCCCGACGGCACGCTCGCCCAGCGCGAGGTCGCCGCGTACGAGATCTCCGAGGCCACCGGCTGGGGCCTGGTCCCGCCGACCGTGCTCCGCGACGGGCCGTACGGGGAGGGCATGGTCCAGCTGTGGATCGAGGCCGACCCCGAGGCACGACTGCTCGCCCTGACCGAGGACGACGAGGCGGGCGAGGGCTGGAGGGCCGTCGGGCCCGCCCAGGTCGACGAGGACCGCACCGCGCTCCTCGTCCACGCGGACACCCCCGAACTGCGGCGGCTCGCCGTCCTGGACGCCGTCATCAACAACGGCGACCGGAAGGGCGGACACCTGCTGCCCGTCCCCGGCGGACACCTCTACGGCATCGACCACGGGGTCACCTTCCACGTCGACGACAAGCTGCGCACCCTCCTGTGGGGCTGGGCGGGCGAGGAGCTGCCCGCGGAGGCGGCCGGGGTGCTCGACGCCCTCGGCCGCTCCCTGGCCCCGGGAGAGCCGCTCGCCGCCCGTCTGGCGGACCTGCTCACGGATGCCGAGGTGACGGCCGTACGCGCCCGCGTGGAGGCGCTGCGGACCACGGGACGGCACCCGGAGCCCTCGGGTCAGTGGCCGGCGATCCCCTGGCCGCCCGTCTGA
- the mshC gene encoding cysteine--1-D-myo-inosityl 2-amino-2-deoxy-alpha-D-glucopyranoside ligase — MHAWPASEVPALPGKGRDLRIHDTATGGRVTLAPGPVARIYVCGITPYDATHMGHAATYNAFDLVQRVWLDTKRQVHYVQNVTDVDDPLLERAIRDGIDWVGLAERETALFREDMTALRMLPPQHYIGAVEAIPGIVPLVERLRDSGAAYELEGDIYFSVDADPHFGQVSNYTTELMRHLSAERGGDPDRPGKKNPLDPMLWMAAREGEPSWDGASLGPGRPGWHIECVAIALDHLGMGFDVQGGGSDLIFPHHEMGASHAQTLTGEFPMAKAYVHAGMVALDGEKMSKSRGNLVFVSKLRRDGVDPAAIRLALLSHRYRDDWEWTDQVLQDAMERLGRWRAAVSRPDGPSADALVEELREALSDDLDTPTALAAVDRWAALQAAEGGTDDSAPGLVSRAVDALLGVAL, encoded by the coding sequence ATGCATGCCTGGCCCGCTTCTGAGGTCCCCGCCCTTCCCGGCAAGGGCCGCGACCTCCGGATCCACGACACCGCGACCGGTGGACGAGTGACCCTCGCCCCCGGCCCCGTCGCCCGTATCTACGTCTGCGGCATCACGCCGTACGACGCGACCCACATGGGTCACGCGGCGACCTACAACGCGTTCGACCTCGTTCAGCGCGTGTGGCTCGACACCAAGCGGCAGGTGCACTACGTCCAGAACGTCACGGACGTGGACGACCCGCTCCTGGAGCGCGCGATCCGCGACGGCATCGACTGGGTCGGCCTCGCCGAGCGGGAGACCGCCCTCTTCCGCGAGGACATGACCGCCCTGCGGATGCTGCCCCCGCAGCACTACATCGGCGCCGTCGAAGCCATACCCGGCATCGTCCCGCTCGTCGAGCGCCTCCGGGACTCCGGAGCCGCCTACGAGCTCGAAGGCGACATCTACTTCTCCGTCGACGCCGACCCGCACTTCGGGCAGGTCTCGAACTACACCACCGAGCTGATGCGCCACCTCTCCGCCGAGCGCGGCGGGGACCCGGACCGTCCGGGCAAGAAGAACCCGCTCGACCCGATGCTCTGGATGGCCGCCCGTGAGGGCGAGCCGAGCTGGGACGGCGCGAGCCTCGGCCCCGGCCGCCCCGGCTGGCACATCGAGTGCGTCGCCATCGCCCTCGACCACCTCGGCATGGGCTTCGACGTGCAGGGCGGCGGCTCCGACCTGATCTTCCCGCACCACGAGATGGGCGCCTCCCACGCCCAGACCCTCACCGGCGAGTTCCCCATGGCGAAGGCGTACGTCCACGCCGGCATGGTCGCCCTCGACGGCGAGAAGATGTCCAAGTCCCGGGGCAACCTGGTCTTCGTCTCGAAGCTCCGCCGGGACGGCGTCGACCCGGCCGCCATCCGGCTCGCGCTGCTCTCCCACCGCTACCGCGACGACTGGGAGTGGACCGACCAGGTCCTCCAGGACGCGATGGAGCGTCTCGGCCGGTGGCGCGCCGCCGTGTCGCGCCCCGACGGCCCGTCCGCCGACGCGCTCGTCGAGGAGCTCCGCGAGGCCCTGTCCGACGACCTCGACACCCCCACCGCGCTCGCCGCGGTCGACCGCTGGGCCGCGCTCCAGGCGGCCGAGGGTGGCACCGACGACTCCGCTCCCGGTCTCGTCTCCCGCGCCGTCGACGCACTGCTCGGTGTGGCCCTGTAA
- a CDS encoding histidine phosphatase family protein has protein sequence MATLILVRHGRSTANTSGVLAGRTPGISLDERGAAQAAALPGRLADVPLAAVVSSPLQRCRETVRPLLDARPDLPLHVEDRINECDYGDWSGRKLAELNDEPLMEVVQAHASAAAFPGGESMRAMQARAVDAVHDWNARIEAEHGEDAAYVMCSHGDIVKSIVADALGLHLDLFQRVHVDPCSVTVIRYTRLRPFLVRLGDTGDFAGFAPREHPDSSGTAEVGGGAGAP, from the coding sequence ATGGCCACGCTGATCCTCGTCCGGCACGGACGCTCCACCGCCAACACCTCCGGGGTCCTCGCCGGGCGCACCCCCGGGATCTCCCTCGACGAGCGGGGCGCCGCGCAGGCCGCCGCGCTCCCCGGGCGCCTCGCGGACGTCCCGCTCGCCGCCGTCGTCTCCAGCCCCCTCCAGCGCTGCCGGGAGACCGTACGGCCCCTCCTCGACGCCCGTCCGGACCTCCCGCTGCACGTCGAGGACCGGATCAACGAGTGCGACTACGGTGACTGGTCCGGCCGGAAGCTGGCCGAGCTCAACGACGAACCCCTGATGGAGGTCGTCCAGGCGCACGCCTCCGCCGCGGCCTTCCCCGGCGGCGAGTCCATGCGCGCGATGCAGGCCCGCGCCGTCGACGCCGTCCACGACTGGAACGCGCGGATCGAGGCCGAGCACGGCGAGGACGCCGCCTACGTCATGTGCTCGCACGGCGACATCGTCAAGTCGATCGTGGCGGACGCGCTCGGCCTCCACCTCGACCTCTTCCAGCGCGTCCACGTCGACCCGTGCTCGGTCACCGTCATCCGCTACACGCGCCTGCGTCCCTTCCTCGTCCGCCTCGGCGACACCGGCGACTTCGCCGGATTCGCGCCGCGCGAGCACCCGGACAGCAGCGGGACCGCTGAGGTCGGGGGCGGTGCGGGCGCACCGTGA
- a CDS encoding magnesium and cobalt transport protein CorA has translation MRRVIVDSAIYRDGRRTDGPADLSDALDEARATGDAFLWVGLHEPTEAEFDHVASEFALHPLAVEDALKAHQRPKLEVYDDSLFAVLKPIVYEPESDRVSSGELMLFMGDSFVVTVRHGEGAPLAQVRRRLEADPEVLKHGPTAVLYAVSDAIVDHYLDVAGELQVDLEELEADVFAPTGGNPANTAERIYTAKRQVLEFRRASSPLAGPMARLTAGSVPFVNELSQPFFRDVNDHLLRANEQVEGLDRLLSDVLSAHLAQMGVRQNDDMRKISAWAAMAAVPTMVAGIYGMNSDHMPELRWVGSYPVVVVVMAGIVMTLYRMFKRRGWM, from the coding sequence ATACGGCGCGTGATCGTGGACTCAGCCATCTACCGGGACGGGCGCCGTACGGACGGCCCCGCCGACCTCTCCGACGCGCTCGACGAGGCGCGGGCCACCGGGGACGCCTTTCTGTGGGTGGGGCTCCACGAACCCACCGAGGCGGAATTCGACCATGTCGCCTCGGAGTTCGCGCTGCACCCGCTGGCCGTCGAGGACGCCCTCAAGGCCCACCAGCGACCCAAGCTGGAGGTCTACGACGACTCGCTGTTCGCGGTGCTCAAGCCGATCGTCTACGAGCCGGAGAGCGACCGGGTCTCCTCGGGCGAACTGATGCTCTTCATGGGCGACTCCTTCGTGGTGACCGTCCGGCACGGCGAGGGCGCTCCGCTCGCGCAGGTGCGCCGACGGCTGGAAGCCGACCCCGAGGTGCTGAAGCACGGGCCGACGGCGGTGCTGTACGCGGTGAGCGACGCGATCGTGGACCACTACCTCGATGTGGCCGGAGAGCTCCAGGTGGACCTGGAGGAGCTGGAGGCGGACGTCTTCGCGCCCACCGGCGGCAATCCGGCGAACACGGCGGAGCGGATCTACACGGCGAAGCGGCAGGTCCTGGAGTTCCGGCGGGCCAGCAGTCCGCTCGCCGGGCCGATGGCCCGGCTCACGGCCGGATCGGTGCCGTTCGTGAACGAGCTGTCACAGCCCTTCTTCCGGGACGTCAACGACCATCTGCTGCGCGCCAACGAGCAGGTGGAGGGGCTCGACCGGCTCCTGTCGGACGTGCTGTCCGCCCATCTCGCGCAGATGGGGGTGCGGCAGAACGACGACATGCGGAAGATCTCCGCCTGGGCGGCCATGGCCGCGGTCCCGACGATGGTCGCGGGCATCTACGGCATGAACTCCGACCACATGCCGGAGCTGCGCTGGGTGGGGTCGTACCCGGTGGTGGTCGTGGTGATGGCGGGCATCGTCATGACCCTGTACCGGATGTTCAAGCGGCGCGGCTGGATGTGA
- a CDS encoding DUF3090 domain-containing protein: protein MSRQVFLYDPPERFVAGTVGLPGRRTFFLQASAAGRVTSVALEKTQVAALAERMDELLDEVVRRTGGNAPVPAVAPAEVADTAPLDVPVEEEFRVGTMALAWDGEEQRMIVEAQALVELDVESEEDLAEAEERLLQDEENGPPMLRVRLSGAQARAFAKRALDVVNAGRPPCPLCSLPLDPEGHVCPRQNGYRRGA, encoded by the coding sequence GTGTCCCGTCAGGTGTTCCTCTACGACCCACCGGAGCGTTTCGTGGCCGGTACGGTCGGGCTGCCTGGCCGCCGTACGTTCTTCCTCCAGGCGTCCGCCGCCGGCCGGGTCACCAGCGTCGCCCTGGAGAAGACACAGGTCGCCGCCCTCGCCGAGCGCATGGACGAACTCCTCGACGAGGTCGTCCGCCGCACCGGGGGCAACGCCCCGGTCCCCGCCGTCGCGCCCGCCGAGGTCGCCGACACGGCCCCCCTCGACGTACCCGTCGAGGAGGAGTTCCGGGTCGGCACCATGGCGCTCGCCTGGGACGGCGAGGAGCAGCGCATGATCGTCGAGGCGCAGGCGCTCGTCGAACTCGACGTGGAATCCGAGGAGGACCTCGCCGAGGCCGAGGAGCGGCTGCTCCAGGACGAGGAGAACGGCCCGCCGATGCTCCGGGTCCGCCTCAGCGGTGCCCAGGCCCGCGCCTTCGCGAAGCGGGCCCTGGACGTCGTCAACGCCGGCCGTCCGCCGTGCCCGCTGTGCAGCCTGCCGCTCGACCCCGAGGGCCATGTCTGCCCGCGCCAGAACGGATACCGCCGCGGAGCATGA
- a CDS encoding PAC2 family protein — protein MIELEGVPELIDPVMVAAFEGWNDAGDAASTAVAHLDREWKGEVFAALDAEDYYDFQVNRPTVFLDNGVRKITWPTTRLSVVRVGGDKPRDLVLVRGIEPSMRWRSFCNEILAFAHELGVEMVVILGALLGDTPHTRPVPVSGVTSDPDLARTMDLEETRYEGPTGIVGILQEACTHAGVPAVSLWAAVPHYVSQPPNPKATLALLNRLEDLIGLRIPLGELPEDARAWQVGVDQLAAEDSEVAEYVQTLEEARDTAELPEASGEAIAREFERYLRRREPGTGPGGGPGVAMEGGDTPFLRETGSGRTRPPKPEQPGPEAVPGAEAAEGESEESDAPEAPEGSADGSPDTGPETNADTGPETSTETSTDTDVDGDTDSDSDGESDGESGK, from the coding sequence GTGATCGAGCTCGAGGGGGTACCCGAGCTGATCGACCCGGTCATGGTGGCCGCGTTCGAAGGCTGGAACGACGCCGGCGACGCCGCCTCCACCGCGGTCGCCCATCTGGACCGGGAATGGAAGGGCGAGGTGTTCGCGGCGCTCGACGCCGAGGACTACTACGACTTCCAGGTCAACCGGCCCACGGTCTTCCTGGACAACGGCGTCCGGAAGATCACCTGGCCCACGACCCGGCTCTCCGTGGTCCGGGTCGGCGGCGACAAACCCCGTGACCTGGTGCTCGTGCGCGGGATCGAGCCGTCGATGCGCTGGCGCTCCTTCTGCAACGAGATCCTCGCCTTCGCCCACGAGCTGGGCGTGGAGATGGTCGTGATCCTGGGCGCGCTGCTCGGGGACACCCCGCACACCCGGCCGGTCCCGGTCAGCGGCGTGACCTCCGACCCGGACCTGGCGCGCACGATGGACCTGGAGGAGACCCGGTACGAGGGCCCGACGGGCATCGTGGGCATCCTCCAGGAGGCGTGCACCCACGCGGGCGTGCCGGCGGTGAGCCTGTGGGCGGCGGTGCCGCACTATGTGTCGCAGCCGCCGAACCCGAAGGCGACGCTCGCGCTCCTCAACCGTCTTGAGGACCTGATCGGGCTGCGCATCCCGCTGGGCGAGCTGCCCGAGGACGCGCGGGCCTGGCAGGTGGGCGTGGACCAGCTGGCCGCCGAGGACAGCGAGGTCGCCGAGTACGTGCAGACGCTGGAGGAGGCCCGGGACACGGCGGAGCTGCCGGAGGCCTCGGGCGAGGCGATCGCCCGCGAGTTCGAGCGGTATCTGCGGCGGCGCGAGCCGGGCACGGGTCCGGGCGGCGGCCCCGGGGTGGCGATGGAGGGCGGCGACACGCCGTTCCTGCGGGAGACCGGCAGCGGTCGTACGCGTCCTCCGAAGCCGGAGCAGCCGGGACCGGAGGCGGTCCCGGGTGCGGAGGCCGCCGAGGGGGAGTCGGAGGAGTCGGACGCTCCCGAGGCGCCGGAGGGGTCCGCCGACGGCTCACCGGACACGGGGCCGGAGACGAACGCGGACACGGGCCCGGAGACGAGCACGGAGACGAGCACGGACACCGACGTGGACGGCGACACGGACAGCGACTCGGACGGCGAGTCGGACGGCGAGTCCGGCAAGTAG